Below is a genomic region from Pseudomonas frederiksbergensis.
TCTTGACCTGCTCTTCAACTGCGGCACTGGATCTAAAACTTACATGAAGCATGTCACCTTATGAGACTGTCCATCGTCGCCACCCTGTATCAGTCAGCCCTCCACCTCCAAGAGTTTCATGCACGCTGCAGCAGCGTCGCGCATGCACTTGCAGGCGATGACTATGAAATCGTCCTGGTCAACGACGGCTCGCCCGATGACAGCCTGGCTCGAGCCATTCGCCTGACGGAAACTGATCGCCATGTGGTGTTGGTCGATCTTTCAAGAAACTTCGGCCATCACAAGGCGATGATGACAGGGCTCGCCCACGCCAAGGGCGACGAGGTGTTCTTGATTGACAGCGACCTGGAGGAGCCTCCAGAGTGCCTGCTGACCTTTTCCGAGCAAATGCGCGGCGAGGACTGTGACGTGGTCTTTGGGGTGCAGGAGCAGCGCAAAGGCAGCTGGTTCGAACGCTTGAGCGGAGGTCTCTTCTGGACGTTGATCAACCGGCTGTCGGGTCTGTCGATCCCCGCCAACGTGGTCACCGCTCGCTTGATGAGTCGGCGTTATGTCGATGCGCTGTTGTGCCATGAAGAACGAGAGGTGTTCATGGCAGGGCTGTTTCAAATCACCGGCTTCGTACAAAAGGCTGTCACCATACAAAAACTCAGCAGTAGCCAGTCGACCTACACCTTGAGGCGCAAGTTGTCGCTGGTGGTAAACTCCGTCACCTCTTTCAGCGTCCTGCCGCTGGTCGCCATTTTCTACCTCGGCCTGATTATCTTCTCATTTGCCTGCTGCTATACCGTCTATCTGACGATCAACTCGCTGTTCTTCTCCTATACCATGGCGGGCTGGACCTCAGTGATGGTCTCGATATGGTTGCTTGGCGGTCTGGTCCTCTCATGCATGGGCGTCATCGGCATCTACCTGTCCAAAATATTCTCCGAAAGCAAGCGCCGCCCCTACACCATCGTCAGGAATATTTATGGTCGCTCATGACGACAAGCGGCTGGTTTTCCTCTGCCTTGGCGGTGTAAGTATATTGGCTCTCACCCTAGCGCTGGACGTGGCAACTGAATGAACAGCCTGACCGCTCGACTGAAAAACCGGATACCCACTGCGCAACTGCTCAAGTATGCCTTGGTCGGCTTACTCAGCAATGCCTGTGGCTATGCCCTTTATCTGTTGCTGACTGAACTGGGGAGCACTCCGAAGCTGACCATGACTGCACTTTATGTGGCTGGCGCGCTGATCGGTTTCTTCGGAAACCGCCGTCTGACCTTCTCCTACCAAGGTGGGATCCTAGGTTCAGGCATACGCTACATCCTGGCCCACACTATTGGTTATGGCATCAACTTCTGTCTACTCGCCGTGTTTGTCGATCACTTCGGTTATGCGCACCAGTGGGTACAAGCGGCGGCCATCTTAGTGGTCGCCGGCTATCTGTTCGTGACCCTCAAACTCTTCGTATTCAAGGCAACCCAATGACCTCGTCCGATCGTTCGCCTTTTCCGTCCTCGTCCTATGGTCAACTTGCTCAGGCGGAGTCGGGTCATTGGTGGTTCAAAGTGCGCAATAAGCTAGTGCTCTGGGCCCTGACAAAAAAAGTAAGGCCCTTTAACAGCCTGCTAGAGATTGGCTGTGGCACCGGTTATGTACTCGAAGGAATCAGTCGTGTCTGGCCGCAGATTGAGCTACACGGTTCGGAATACTTCGAGGAAGGACTTGAGTACGCCCGCAAGCGCATTCCAACCGCGCAGCTCAGACAGCTGGACGCGACCCAGTTGGATGAAGTCGATCGATATGACGTAGTCAGTGCATTCGACGTCATCGAACATATAGAGCAGGACGAGACAGTATTGCGCAACCTTGCCCGGGCCATCCGTCCTGGAGGCTCCCTGGTGCTGACGGTACCGCAACATCGCTGGCTTTGGTCGCAGGTCGACGAATATGCCTGCCATGTGCGTCGATACAGCCGAGCCGAACTGGTGGAAAAGGTTCAGCGAGCCGGCCTACAAGTGAGCTATGTCAGCTCTTTCGTCAGTCTACTGATCCCCTTGATGTGGCTCTCCAGAAAACGCGCGAGCAAGCAGCATGACCCCATGAACGAACTGAACATCCCTCGCTGGCTTAACCGTTCCCTGGAAACGGTGATGCAAATCGAACTGCTGCTGATCAAGACGGGCGTACGTTTTCCCATCGGCGGCTCACTGTTGATGATCGCCACTAAACCCTGATCGGAATACTGCGATGACTAGCGAAAAAATTCAATTTAACCGCCCTCACATGACCGGCAAGGAACTGTACTATATCGCCGAAGCCAAGTTCGGCAACATGCTGGCAGGCGACGGGCCGTTCACCAAGCGCTGTCACCAGTGGCTGGAAAACACCAGCGGTTGCAACAAGGCACTGCTGACTCACTCTTGCACCGCAGCGCTGGAAATGGCTGCCCTGCTGCTGGATATCCAGCCCGGCGATGAGATCATCATGCCGTCCTACACCTTCGTCTCCACCGCCAACGCGTTCGTGCTGCGTGGTGGTGTACCAGTGTTTGTGGATATTCGCGAAGACACGCTTAACCTCGACGAGCGCTTGATCGAGGCAGCCATCACCCCGCGCACCCGGGCTATTGTTCCCGTGCACTATGCGGGCGTAGCCTGCGAGATGGACAGCATTCTGGCGATCGCACAACGACACGACTTGCACGTTGTCGAAGATGCCGCACAAGGCATCATGGCCAGTTACAAAGGACGTCCACTGGGAAGCCTTGGCAGCCTTGGCGCATTGAGCTTCCATGAAACCAAGAACGTCATATCCGGCGAAGGCGGCGCGCTGCTGGTCAACGATCCGGCCTTGGTTCGACGCGCTGAGATCATTCGCGAAAAAGGCACAGACCGCAGCAGCTTCTTCCGTGGTGAAGTGGACAAGTACACCTGGCAAGAAGTCGGATCGTCATTTCTGCCTGGCGAATTGATCGCAGCATTTCTCTGGGCACAACTGGAGGAAGCTACAGGCATCACCGAGCAGCGGCTGGCCTGCTGGCAGCACTACCATGATGCCTTGGCGCCCCTGGAGCAGAAGGGTCTGCTCAGACGCCCGATCATACCCGCCGACTGCACCCACAACGCCCACATGTACTACGTACTGCTGGACTCGCAGATTGACCGCCAGGCGGTGCTCAATGCGCTAAAAAGCGCGGGCATTCACTCAGTGTTCCACTACGTTCCCCTGCATTCGTCGCCAGCCGGCAAACGCTATGGCAGGGTCCATGGCTCAATGGCCGTGACCGACCAGCAATCGGAACGACTGATCCGCTTGCCCCTGTGGGTAGGATTGACGCCTGAACAGCAGGATCGCGTCATTGCCGTACTCGTTGCAGCTATTGGCTGAGTTCCTCAGTAGTCCCGCTCACTACGCGCCTGCGCTGTAGGAGCGGGCGCCCCTCCTACCTGACACCAAAATCGACGCAGCAATAACCACGGTCATTCTGCCGCTGGACATCGCGAAACTCATTGGGCACCCACTCACAGCGCGTGATCAGGCCCGGGCTATTCCTTTCCTTGAGAAATGGCAGCAACTTGCCATTGAGCAGATCCCCGCCGTAGCCAAACTCCGAAACATACAGGACGTGTACAGGGCTACGATCTTTCAGATAGGCGAAGTAGGTCATGTGATCGACCACCACGTGCTCAGCGTGATCCGCCGGAATATGACAGGACTCGCCTAGTTCCCGGATCGAATCCAGGTGTGCCTTGGCGCCCAGTACCGGTACGGACAGCGGCTGACCAGGAATACTGGCGTTTGCGTATTCGGCATTGCGCAGCAGGTTCGGTGTTACCAGGTAGAACAGCGTGAACAACGATATTAGCGACAGACCGGCCACAAACGCCAATGTCAGGTGCCCAGCTACCCTGACCGCAAACCATGGCCGGACAACCGGCAGGCATTGGAACAGCAAGGCGACGATAACAATAGACAGTGGGACATACTGAATGCCGGCATAAAAGTTCTGGAGGTTATACAGCGCGACATTGATCAGATCGCCCGCGGCCAGCAGTGACGCCAGGAGAAGTGCAGCCGACATCCGCCGACGTGCCAGGGAGATCACTGCCATCCCCAACGCCAGCAAGTGGCTGCCCACCACTAACACCAGAAGGGTGTTGTAAATGAGTGGATTCAACCAGAGCAACAGGTCAGGTTTTTCCGTCAAGGGCGGAAGCCAACCCGATTGAAAGGTCGGACTGAAGGTCAAGTGAACGAGCATGCGCTGGGGAAACAGGCTGATGTTTTGCCAAACAGCTCCAAAGAACGCAACAGGGTCGCTCAATAGCATACCGGGCATCAGGCTGTTGGCAGCCAGCAACGCCTGGATGGCTGGTGCATCCTGGCATCCCCCCAACAAACTGGCATCGCGCAACACTTGCACACTCAACGCAAGTACATAGAGAACCAGGCCCGCGCGAATCAGCAGATTGAAGCCTCGGGTGGCAATCCACACGGTAGCAAGAAGAAATGGCGTGAAAAACAGGCTCTTGGGATGAGCATAGAAAAACACCGACAGCAGCAGCCCCAACCCGCCCATTACGGCCAATTGCCTTCCTCCGCTGCCCTGCGCAGGGGTGAGCACTGCCAACATGCAAAAGATCAGAACCGGCAACAACATAAACTGCTCCGGGCGCGACAGCACCCAGAGATAGGGCATTACCCCCAGTGACGCGAAAGCAACCAGAAAGGTAAAGCGCTTGGCTCCTTCCCCAGCGGCCTGTCTATGACACCAGTAAGCCAACAGCCCGAACCAAGCCAACGCGAGTACAACGCCACTCACACGTAGGCCCAAAGGCTCCAGGTAAGCATAAACTGAAGAAATCAGTATTGCCGCCGGATAAAAGACCCAAGCTACCCCATGGCCGACAGTAGTGGTGCATTGTGGAAAAAACGAGAGCATCTGCCCGCTTTCCAGGAAAAAGCGCGCGTTGTTGAACTTGGTCATAATCTCATCAGAGTAAACCGGCAAAAACACTCCGCTGAGCAGCGCACAGATCAGCACCATCGGCATCAGCTGGAGAATTTTTTTACATACAGCGTTACGCATGGTTAAACGCCAAGCCGATAGACGAAGGAGGTGCGCACGCTATCATTAGCCGGCCAGTGAGTGAAGCGCGTAGTTACAACAAACCTCTTCGGGCTGCACTCAAATCGCCCGCTAGTTGCCTTGATGCTCTCTAGATATTTAGTGGCTCGCCCGCTTCTGAACATAGACCGATCCTGCCTTTATGAAGGAACCACTTGGCACAGCCGTATGGTCGACCACCACCGCACCAGCACCAATGAAGGTATCGATTCCTACTCGGGAATACCCACAGAGGGTGGCGTTCGGGGAAATGAACGTGTTTCCATCTACCACGCAGTCGTGGTTGATCACAGCCCCGGGCCATACGACAACCAGATCCCCGACATGCGCCCTGATGTCGAGAACAGCACGAGCCATGACCATGGCGCCAGCGCCAACCGTGGTGCTGTCGCTCACATAGGCCTGCGGGTGAATGAAAGACGGCAGACTGTAGCCGTGAGCAAGCAGCTCGTCGAACTTGCGCTGACGTGCCTCAAGGTGTTTGTACCCGATGGCAATGGCAAAATCATACTCATCAGGCGGGCATTTATGGATGACGTCTTCCAGCGTTCCGACAATACCCTCTCCGGTATGCCAGTCATCGACGAAACCGGCGAAATACGCCCCGCTGTGCCGTACCAGCTCGCGCACAACGACGCCAAACTCTGTAGAACCATAAACGAGAATTTTCTTCTTCATTGATCGCGGCCACTTCCTCAAAGTCGATTACATGCCAGGAAGCCTAGCTCCTCATGCATACGCTCTAAGGTATCAGACTCCCTGAAGTAAAAATCAAATCAGCACCAGGAAAAAAACACCCACTCGATAGCCGGCAGGAGATGAGAGTCATTGAAGCCAGGTTTCATACTACGCAGCTTCATGCCCATGGAACCTATAAAAGACTACACGCCCTTATCACCACTGATATACCTGGAAGTTTCAAGACACAAATAAATGCTAAATTCCATAGAGTTCCTTAGGGCTTTTGCCGCATGGATCGTAGTACTGCATCACTACGTACAACTTTCCGAAAACAAAGACAGCAACATGACTACACCACCACCCCACAGCCACTAGTCAATAGGCGTAGATATTTTCTTTACCATCAGCGGCTTTGTGATTGACGCATCAGCCTCTAAAAAAACAATCTCTCCAAAAGAGTTTGCAACACACCGAATAGCTCGAATAGTCCCAGCGTACTGGCTATACACCCTTATCACAGCACTAACAATAGTTAGTGCTGCCAACACAATGCCGGCCCTTGGCAGCAACTTGTATTTTTTCTAAAAAACATATTATTTTTGCCAGCTCCCAGAACCTAGATCACTCCCAGTAGTATCTGCAGGGCGGACTTTAAATTTCGAAGCGGCTTTTTATGTTGTTTGGGCTTTATCTCTTTTCATGCCTAAATATTTTTTAGCGACAGGACCTTTTATTGGAATAGTACTCATGCAAACATCCACACCAAAACTCGGAGGCGCATTCACCCTCTACGGAACACCAACAATTTACAATTTCCTGCTTGGAATTTTTATTACCGAGATTTATAAGCGCGGCCACCACCAATCGGCACCTCTAACTGCAGCAATATTTATCCTCGCAACATCTACAATCGTAATTGCCACTTCAGGATCCGTCGCCCCCCCTTGCGCATTGGGTTGCCATGTGCAGCTATAGTACTTACCCTGTTTTCGCAAGAGCACCGCCTCTGCGAAAGGTTGCACATAAGCAAGCTCGGGGACTGGTCTTACTAAACTTACTCATCTCACTCGATAACTATATTTTATGTGCCCGCCTTCCAAAAAAAAGAACCGACTTATACCCAACCATTACTTTTATATCAATTTGCGCCACTGCCCTGCCATGTCCGTATGCAAGTTACAAATATATTTAACTACCGCCCCCGCTTTTATAAAGCACATTTTTCAACCTAAGAGAAAAAGGCTTTCAGCCCCCAATTAGAAGTCGCCTATCGAGAAGCGCTGACTTATCGAACCGCCTGAAACTCATACCCAACCCGGCAAAAATTTCACAGCCAGACACCTAACGACCGGACAAAGTCATAGCGCGCATGCTCGGAGCGCTTTATAGACAGCAATCAGGAAGCTCTTATAAAAAACCAGGAAGCACTCTTGCCAGATTTTGCTGCACCACTCCTCATCTGTAGCAAAACAAGTAGAGAAAATATCTTTCACACGAAACCCTATCCAAGGTCATGATGGCGTATTAACGTCACAAAACAGGGCCGCAGCCAATGGTCCCGCAGCCTGTCGGCAACCTTGGGCGCAGGCATGTTAACCTTATGATATGTGCTGATCACGCGAGGCTATAGGTTCGGTATTTGCGAATCGGAATGCCTCATTTTCGCCCCAAAGACTTTGATATTTACCCATAAGCCACTGATGAATAAAGCAATTTCCGACTTGTCCTCCCACACCCCGATGATGCAGCAGTACTGGCGTCTGAAGAACCAGCACCCCGACCAGCTGATGTTCTACCGTATGGGCGACTTCTACGAGATCTTCTATGAAGACGCGAAGAAGGCCGCCAAATTGCTGGATATCACCCTGACCGCCCGTGGGCAATCAGCTGGGCAGGCGATTCCAATGTGCGGGATTCCTTACCACGCTGCGGAAGGTTACCTGGCGAAACTGGTCAAGCTCGGTGAATCGGTGGTGATCTGTGAGCAGGTCGGCGACCCGGCGACCAGCAAAGGCCCGGTGGATCGTCAGGTGGTTCGGATCATCACCCCCGGCACCGTCAGTGATGAAGCGCTGCTGGATGAACGTCGCGATAACCTGATCGCCGCCGTGTTGGGTGACGAACGTCTGTTCGGCCTGGCCGTGCTGGACATCACCAGCGGCAACTTCAGCGTGCTGGAGATCAAAGGCTGGGAAAACCTGCTGGCGGAGCTGGAGCGGGTCAATCCGGTCGAGCTGATGATTCCGGATGACTGGCCAAAAGACTTGCCGGCAGAGAAGCGTCGTGGCGTTCGTCGTCGTGCACCGTGGGATTTCGAACGTGATTCGGCGCTGAAAAGTCTTTGCCAGCAATTTTCCACCCAGGACCTCAAAGGTTTTGGCTGCGAGAACCTGACCCTGGCCATCGGTGCCGCCGGCTGCCTGTTGAGCTACGCCAAGGAAACCCAGCGCACCGCCCTGCCGCATTTGCGCAGCCTGCGTCATGAGCGCCTGGACGATACCGTGGTGCTGGACGGCGCAAGCCGTCGCAACCTGGAGCTGGACACCAACCTTGCCGGTGGCCGTGAGAACACCCTGCAATCGGTAGTCGACCGTTGCCAGACCGCCATGGGCAGCCGCTTGCTGACCCGCTGGCTGAACCGCCCACTGCGCGATTTGACCGTGCTGCTGGCACGCCAGACCTCGATCACCTGCCTGCTCGACGGATACCGCTTCGAGAAACTGCAACCGCAGCTGAAAGAAATCGGTGACATCGAGCGGATCCTGGCGCGTATTGGCCTGCGTAACGCTCGTCCTCGTGACCTGGCTCGCCTGCGCGACGCCCTCGGCGCCCTGCCAGAACTGCAAGTGGCGATGACCGAGCTTGAGGCGCCACACCTGAACCAACTGGCCGTGACCACCAGCACTTATCCCGAGCTGGCCGCCCTGCTGGAAAAAGCCATCATCGACAACCCACCCGCGGTGATCCGTGACGGCGGCGTGTTGAAAACCGGTTACGACGCTGAGCTAGACGAGCTGCAATCGCTGAGTGAAAACGCCGGGCAATTCCTGATCGACCTCGAAGCCCGCGAGAAGGCTCGTACCGGCCTGGCCAACCTGAAAGTCGGCTACAACCGGATTCACGGTTACTTCATCGAACTGCCAAGCAAACAGGCAGAACAGGCGCCGGCCGATTACATCCGCCGCCAGACCCTCAAAGGTGCCGAGCGCTTTATCACGCCTGAGCTCAAAGCCTTCGAAGACAAGGCGCTGTCGGCCAAGAGCCGTGCGCTGGCCCGCGAGAAGATGCTTTACGAAGCCTTGCTCGAAGACCTGATCGACCAACTGCCACCGCTGCAGGACACCGCCGCGGCACTGGCCGAGCTGGATGTCTTGAGCAACCTGGCCGAGCGCGCGCTGAACCTTGACCTGAACTGCCCACGGTTCGTCAGCGAGCCTTGCATGCGTATCAGCCAGGGTCGTCACCCGGTGGTCGAACAAGTATTGACCACGCCGTTCGTGGCCAACGACCTGGGCCTGGACGACAGCACACGGATGCTGGTGATTACCGGTCCGAATATGGGCGGTAAATCCACTTACATGCGGCAAACGGCACTGATTGTGCTGCTGGCGCATATCGGCAGCTTCGTGCCGGCCGCCAGTTGCGAATTATCGCTGGTGGACCGGATCTTCACCCGGATCGGCTCCAGCGATGACCTGGCCGGTGGCCGTTCGACCTTCATGGTCGAGATGAGCGAAACCGCGAACATCTTGCACAACGCCACCGAACGCAGCCTGGTGCTGATGGACGAAGTCGGCCGCGGCACCAGCACCTTCGACGGCCTGTCGCTGGCCTGGGCAGCAGCCGAGCGTTTGGCTCAGCTGCGCGCCTACACACTGTTCGCCACCCACTACTTCGAGCTGACAGTACTGCCGGAAAGCCAGCCGCTGGTGGCCAACGTCCACCTCAACGCCACCGAACACAACGAGCGCATCGTATTCCTCCACCACGTACTGCCTGGCCCTGCCAGCCAGAGCTACGGATTGGCGGTTGCGCAACTGGCCGGCGTACCCACCGAGGTAATCGTGCGGGCTCGCGAGCATCTGGGTCGCCTGGAAGCCACGGCGCTGCCTCACGAAACTGCGAAACCAACCAAAGGCAAACTGGCCGCACCGCAACAGAGCGATATGTTCGCCAGCTTGCCGCATCCGGTGCTGGATGAACTGGCAAAACTCGATCTGGATGACCTGACGCCGCGTCGCGCACTCGAAATGCTCTATACACTG
It encodes:
- a CDS encoding PglD-related sugar-binding protein is translated as MKKKILVYGSTEFGVVVRELVRHSGAYFAGFVDDWHTGEGIVGTLEDVIHKCPPDEYDFAIAIGYKHLEARQRKFDELLAHGYSLPSFIHPQAYVSDSTTVGAGAMVMARAVLDIRAHVGDLVVVWPGAVINHDCVVDGNTFISPNATLCGYSRVGIDTFIGAGAVVVDHTAVPSGSFIKAGSVYVQKRASH
- a CDS encoding glycosyltransferase family 2 protein codes for the protein MRLSIVATLYQSALHLQEFHARCSSVAHALAGDDYEIVLVNDGSPDDSLARAIRLTETDRHVVLVDLSRNFGHHKAMMTGLAHAKGDEVFLIDSDLEEPPECLLTFSEQMRGEDCDVVFGVQEQRKGSWFERLSGGLFWTLINRLSGLSIPANVVTARLMSRRYVDALLCHEEREVFMAGLFQITGFVQKAVTIQKLSSSQSTYTLRRKLSLVVNSVTSFSVLPLVAIFYLGLIIFSFACCYTVYLTINSLFFSYTMAGWTSVMVSIWLLGGLVLSCMGVIGIYLSKIFSESKRRPYTIVRNIYGRS
- the rffA gene encoding dTDP-4-amino-4,6-dideoxygalactose transaminase: MTSEKIQFNRPHMTGKELYYIAEAKFGNMLAGDGPFTKRCHQWLENTSGCNKALLTHSCTAALEMAALLLDIQPGDEIIMPSYTFVSTANAFVLRGGVPVFVDIREDTLNLDERLIEAAITPRTRAIVPVHYAGVACEMDSILAIAQRHDLHVVEDAAQGIMASYKGRPLGSLGSLGALSFHETKNVISGEGGALLVNDPALVRRAEIIREKGTDRSSFFRGEVDKYTWQEVGSSFLPGELIAAFLWAQLEEATGITEQRLACWQHYHDALAPLEQKGLLRRPIIPADCTHNAHMYYVLLDSQIDRQAVLNALKSAGIHSVFHYVPLHSSPAGKRYGRVHGSMAVTDQQSERLIRLPLWVGLTPEQQDRVIAVLVAAIG
- a CDS encoding GtrA family protein, with amino-acid sequence MNSLTARLKNRIPTAQLLKYALVGLLSNACGYALYLLLTELGSTPKLTMTALYVAGALIGFFGNRRLTFSYQGGILGSGIRYILAHTIGYGINFCLLAVFVDHFGYAHQWVQAAAILVVAGYLFVTLKLFVFKATQ
- a CDS encoding class I SAM-dependent methyltransferase → MTSSDRSPFPSSSYGQLAQAESGHWWFKVRNKLVLWALTKKVRPFNSLLEIGCGTGYVLEGISRVWPQIELHGSEYFEEGLEYARKRIPTAQLRQLDATQLDEVDRYDVVSAFDVIEHIEQDETVLRNLARAIRPGGSLVLTVPQHRWLWSQVDEYACHVRRYSRAELVEKVQRAGLQVSYVSSFVSLLIPLMWLSRKRASKQHDPMNELNIPRWLNRSLETVMQIELLLIKTGVRFPIGGSLLMIATKP
- the mutS gene encoding DNA mismatch repair protein MutS, with the protein product MSDLSSHTPMMQQYWRLKNQHPDQLMFYRMGDFYEIFYEDAKKAAKLLDITLTARGQSAGQAIPMCGIPYHAAEGYLAKLVKLGESVVICEQVGDPATSKGPVDRQVVRIITPGTVSDEALLDERRDNLIAAVLGDERLFGLAVLDITSGNFSVLEIKGWENLLAELERVNPVELMIPDDWPKDLPAEKRRGVRRRAPWDFERDSALKSLCQQFSTQDLKGFGCENLTLAIGAAGCLLSYAKETQRTALPHLRSLRHERLDDTVVLDGASRRNLELDTNLAGGRENTLQSVVDRCQTAMGSRLLTRWLNRPLRDLTVLLARQTSITCLLDGYRFEKLQPQLKEIGDIERILARIGLRNARPRDLARLRDALGALPELQVAMTELEAPHLNQLAVTTSTYPELAALLEKAIIDNPPAVIRDGGVLKTGYDAELDELQSLSENAGQFLIDLEAREKARTGLANLKVGYNRIHGYFIELPSKQAEQAPADYIRRQTLKGAERFITPELKAFEDKALSAKSRALAREKMLYEALLEDLIDQLPPLQDTAAALAELDVLSNLAERALNLDLNCPRFVSEPCMRISQGRHPVVEQVLTTPFVANDLGLDDSTRMLVITGPNMGGKSTYMRQTALIVLLAHIGSFVPAASCELSLVDRIFTRIGSSDDLAGGRSTFMVEMSETANILHNATERSLVLMDEVGRGTSTFDGLSLAWAAAERLAQLRAYTLFATHYFELTVLPESQPLVANVHLNATEHNERIVFLHHVLPGPASQSYGLAVAQLAGVPTEVIVRAREHLGRLEATALPHETAKPTKGKLAAPQQSDMFASLPHPVLDELAKLDLDDLTPRRALEMLYTLKTRI